AACAACAAAATTTCTTCTGCTTGTAAAGTCTCACGATGTTTATATAGTAAGTAAGCCATGCGCTGAAGTGCAGCTGACGTCTTACCACTTCCTGCAGCTCCTTGGACAAATAGTAGCTTCCCTTTTTCATTTCGTATTACCTTATTTTGTTCTTGTTGGATGGTAGCTACAATGCTTTTCATTTGGGTGTTTGATTGATCCCCAAGCACTTCCTGCAATAGTTCATCGCCAATTGTAATTCCAGTATCAAACATACTTTTTATGCTGCCGTTTTTGATAATAAACTGACGTTTTAATTTAAGCTCTCCACTAACAACACCACCCGGAGCAGTGAATTCTGCAGAACCTAAAGAATAGTCATAATATAAACTAGAAATTGGTGCACGCCAATCATAGATAAGAAACTCGTCTGTACTCGGATCAAGGTAAGATGCAATTCCTAAGTAAATACTTTCAACCTCCCGCTCCCCTTCTTCCACAAAGTCAATTCTTGCAAAATATGGTGCTTCGATAAGCCGTTTTAAGTTTTTTTCGTCTTGATCCAGATTTTTATGTCGATGCTCTCGTTCAGCTAAAAATTCAGCTTGTTGTTTTATACTTGTTGCTGTTTCACCTGCTTCTACAGCATCATCAAAGTTCACCGTAACATCTTCCCAGAAACTCTTTCTTATTTCGATAATATCTGTTTTCACCGTTGACGTTTGTTTCTGTAGACCCATTAAATCATTTTTTAATTTATGTAGTACATCATTTATTCTAATTTGTTCATCTTGAAGATTTTTATCAAAAGTATCCATTAAATCCCGCCTTTATAGACTATTCTATTGAAACTAACCACTTTTTTTGTTCTCCTATCTTTACATTCTAGACGTATCGTGAAAATCCTACATATTGGAAAGCTTATGTTACTTTTAATAAATTCATTAAAACTTTACAGAATATTTGCTGTCTGTTCATTTTTCATTGCTAAGCTAATAGTAAGAAAAGAAGGAGGGATCTCTTATGACTAAACATAAAATGATCATTCTTTACTGTGTTATTAGCTTACTACTTGTGTCAACCACAGTTTATTCAGCAACAACCTTAACATCAAGCGATGATACGATTGAAATTCATTTACTTGGGCTGAATGATTTTCACGGTCAATTAAACACTCACCACAATATATTAGGCCAAAAAGTTGGTGGAGCAGAGTATGTATCAGCTTATATCAATAAATTTAGAAAGCAATATGAAAACACATTCCTTGTTCACTCAGGCGATATGGTCGGAGGAAGTCCCCCACTATCTGCACTATTCCATGATGAGCCTACAATAGAGTTTTTAAACTACCTAAATGTTGATATAGGAACTCTTGGAAACCATGAATTTGATGAAGGAGTCCAAGAAATGCTTAGATTAGTTGAAGGAAATAATGATCGATCTTTTCCAGGATCTACTGCTACTTATATTTCTGCCAACGTAATAGATAACAAATCAAATTCACCCCTTCTTCCCCCATACACGATAAAAGAGATTAATGGTGTAAAATTAGGTTTTATAGGTGCAGTGACTACTGAAACAAATAACTTTGTTATTCCAGAAAACCGTCAAGAAATTACGATTTCAGATGAAGTTGCGTCAATAAATCTCGCAACAGAAAACCTCATCGATCAAGGTGTTCATTCTATTATTGTACTAGCACATATTTCTGCTAAATCCAATTTAAAAGGCGGAAACCCTCAGTTAGATATGATCAAAATGGCTCCTCTCCTACATGATGAAGTGGATGTAATATTTGCCGGTCACAGTCATGGATACGCCAACACTGTTGTTGATAACAAGTTAATTGTCCAGGGCTATGCCTATGGAAAAGCCATTTCAGATGTAAAAATTAAGGTCAATCCACAAAACGGTCAGATTGTTAACAAAGAAGCTGACATTCATTTAACCTTCCATTCTCTTATTAACCCAGACCAGACGGTAGTAAACATGTTGACTCATTACGAGAAAAAGCTTTCTAGACAAACAAAAGAAATCATTTCATCTATCCCTCGTGATCTTTCTAGAAAAAAGAATTCAAAAGGACAATCAGCACTTGGGAGCATGATTGTTTCGGCGATGCTAGAAAAAACAAATAGTGACATTGCATTTCTGCATCACGGAGGTATTAGGTTTTCATTAAATAAAGGAAATATTACACTTGAAGATATTTATAGATCATTACCTTTTAATCACAAATTAGTAAAAATGCAAGTAACTGGACAACAAATGATAAACATACTAAATCAACAATGGACTTACGAAAAAGAGAATCTCTTACAATCTAATGGTATTAGTTATCAAAAGACTCACATAAATAATAAAATAATTGAGCTAAAAGATTCTCTAGGAGAAGATATAGAACCAGATAAAATATATACTGTTGTAACAAGTGATTACCTTGCTTATGGAGGGGATGGTTTTTCAGCTTTTAAAGCAGGAGAAGTTATTTTTACTGGTGAAACTATTCGGGATGTTTTTATTGACTACTTAACAAAAAGATAGAATCTTAAAGAGACATTTTTCCAATCAAAAATACCCCCCTTTTAAAGGGGAGTTTCGCTGTATTTATTCCAAATCAAACTCCGATAACGAGTCCATATGACTTGCTATCATCGCAATAATTGTACTCGCTTCTTCTTTACTAAAGATAAAATTTGTTTCATCTTTTATCATATCATCATCGTCAGTCTTAATACGGTTTATTCGACGAAGAACTCCATCACCAGTCTCCTGGACAACTCCAAATTGATAAGTAACTTCCACTTCATCTTCATACATAAAGGCTGTAACTTCTGGTGTTTCCCACTCAACATCAATTTCTTCGAATATGTCTGAATCCTCATCATCTTCATATTCGTCATCTAAGTATACAACATCATCGAACTCATCATCATTCATATAAAGATGGAAGCTTTCATGCACAGCATCTACGATATCTTCAATATCTCCTAATATTGCTCTAGATGTTTGCTCGTACTCAAGATCGAACGTTTCAATATAAAATTCTTCGTTGTGAGGATCAAAAAACAACGTACAGAAATAATCACGATCTTCATCCTCTGTTTCTACGAAAAATTCAATTCTAGGATGCTTTGCTCCGCGATCAATTGACATATGTCCTTCTTGGTCATATTTTTCACAAATCGACTCCAAATGGTCCTGTAATTCACTACTAACACGATCAAACCATTCCATACTCATTTTTCACCCCACCTTTTACTCTAATTTCTATTTTACTATTCCCTACTTTTTTGAAAATTTCCCTATTTTTTTTATTTTTAGGTAAATAAGAAGTTCTCACAAGCATACAATGCAGTCAAATTAACGAAAAAGTTTTAAGAATATAGATCATAAAGCTGGGTACCGGCATATGATGTTAACATCATCTATTAGACTGACTGAAAGGAGTGAGTTTTTTGGTTTATATAAAAAACGATCAACATCCTTTACTATATAAACATTCAGCAGAAGTTAAGGCTACATCGAACCAAGACTCTTATCGCAGAAACTATTTACAAGAATTTATTCATGCTCAACAAAAAATAAATTCACAATTAAGAAATGCTACAACACAAGTAAATACCCTTGTTCATGAAACAAAGGTTGAGCAACAGCATCATTTTGACCAATTATCAAAAAAAATAGAAAATCAAGAAGAAAGAACAACTCCACTGCTTGATAACATCCTTAAGCAGGAGGAAGCCTATAAAGTTTTACTGGAAAGATTTGAATCAATCGAAATGTTTAATCAAGAGTTGTTAAAAAAGTATGAAGATGAAGGTCTGCTTAATCAAGCAATTGTTGATCAATTAACCATTCAGGATACTGCCGTTCAAAACTTATCGATAAGGTTAGAAAAATTTGGTGAAAATCATGAAAACCTTAATGATAAATTGGCTGAACAAAATGAGATTAACGAACAAATTTTAAAAACAGTCGAAATTCAGGAAGCATTCCACAAAACGGTCCTACAAAAACTTGAACAACAAGAAGCAATCAACCTAAAGACTTCACGTGAAGTAGATAGTTTAAAAGCAACACTATTCGAACGAATTAGTTATGTTATTGACAAGATAGAAGAAAATTACCGCAGTGTAACAGGATTTATTAATCAATTCTTTACCAAAACACACATCATTCCAAAAAAAACAGCGGATACTGAAAGAAAACAGAAAGAAACAACGCTAAATAAATAACAAAAAAACTGATTTCATGTAGGAGTAACACCTTACATGAAATCAGTTTTTTAATAGTAATTTACTCTATTCTCACAGTCTGAATGTTCGCCATATATTATGCTCATCATTTCCTGTGCGGCGTCTCCTGAAACTTTTTCATAGTCCTTTGCAAAATGCTTCAAGCTATCACAAAATCCAACATTATCCTGCCCTACACCTTCTGACCAACTAACAAAGTTGTGGTAATCCTGAAGTGGGTCATAAGATTCAAAGTTAGCAATAACATCACTCGAACCAAGTGTTGTTACTTCAATCCCTTTATAAGTATCTGGAAGATGTTCATCATATTTTACACATGCGTAAAAAATCATAGTATCTGTCCCTTCACAAATTGTCATATATCATAGTTTGCTTAGTAGCTAGTGAAAATATGCCATTTAAAGAAATGGAAACTCAAGATCATTTTTCAAAATTATGAGTTGTCATCACCCAAAAAGGAAAAAATAATTATGTGATTCGATTTATGGAGGGAAATCATGTCAAAAAAGTATCCTAGTTTTGTAAAGAGTGAATTTTTTGTAGATGAACCTGGAAATTGGCACTTAAAAGAGGGTGCACCAGATGAAATGAAAAAAGAGTTAAAAGAATATGTGGAATCATTAAATACGATTCAAGATGAACCCGGTACAATTGACAGCATACATGTTCCATATCCTTATGGCGATTAACAAGAAGAAGACCGCAATCATCAGATTGCGGTCTTCTTCTTGTTAACCATTATAGTACTGAAAAAGAATATGTTGTAGACGTTTTGTACTCCTCATTAACATCTAAGACGCACGGAGAAAAATGTGGGAAGTGTATAGAATCAGGCAGCCCTTGTGTTTCTAAGCAAATACCTAGATATTTTCTTGCTTGAGTTCCTCTTATTTCAAAGGAATCGTCCATCATATTACTTGTATATATAACAACACTTTGTTCATCAGTTTCCACCGTTAATTTTCTCCCACTCTGTTCTTCAACTAAAGTGATTTCTTCATTATGATGGTCGTTTAATAAAAATGGATGATCCACACCATTACCCGCTATTTGTATTTGTTGGTGATTTCCCGCAATCGCTTCTTTTATAGCTTTACTATTTCTGAAGTCAAATGGAGTGTTATCCACTTCAAGAAATTCGCCTGTTGGTAGTAAATTTTCACCTAGTTCAAGAAATTGATTGCTCTTTAGTTGCAGTTTATGTGATAAGATATCATTTTTTAGATTTCCACTTAAATTGAAATATGTATGATTTGTGAGGTTAACTAAAGTCTTCTTGTCTGATGTAGCACTGTATGAAATCTTCAGCTGGTTATTATTTGTTAAGACGTACGTTACATGTACGGTCAAGTTTCCAGGGTATCCATTTTCGCCATCTGGACTACAATAAGAAAACTCAATTCCAACTTCTCCGTCATGATGGAACTCTTTTGCAGCCCACAGTTTTCTGTCAAATGCCTCTGGTCCACCATGTAGATGGTTAATATTTTCATTTTTCGGTAACGAATATTGTTTACCATCTAACTCAAATTCAGCATTGCCTATTCTACCAGCAACACGACCGACGATTGTTCCAAAGTATGGTGAATCATTTAAATAGCTGTCAATATCATCAAAACCTAGGACAACGTTTTCATAGTTTCCATTTTTATCAGGTACAATGATATCAGTAATAATACAGCCTAATGTTATACATGTCACTTTCATGCCATGATCATTTTCTAAAGAATAGCTGTATACGTTTTCGCTATTAAGCTCTCCGAAAGTATTTTTAGTTATATTCATCTATCTCTCTCCCTTAATACGCTTTATTGTTTTCCCATAAAGATATAATAACACAACTTGTTCATACATCTTTATCTTTATAATTAAATAATTAATCATTTATTTGTCGATTCCTGCTAAAAACGGAAATTTCCTTAATCAAGACCAGATATTACTTATTTTTGTTGGTTTAGTGTGGCAATAAATGATGAAATCTCTCTATTTGCTGATTTCCATCTTTTCGTTGGCACTTGATGGTTTGTTCGTTTAAAAAACACAACTCTAAGGTTATTCGTTCTTTTTTTAAAATAAGATAAATATTTATTAATTAAATCAGACCTCGTTCCATACATCAAAAGAATAGGAACGTTAATTTTATGAATATCATTTATTAAATTGCTTCTTAATACAACTTGATAGTATTTATACCAAGCACTAGGTTGACATTTCTCCATATGCTGAATAAGCAATTCCCTCAATTTTTTGTTTTTTGTATGACTTACAGCTAACAATTGACCTAAAAATTTTTGATGGTGTTTAACCATGTACATGCCTGCCTTGTGTTCCCACTGAAATGCTGTATTTATAACTGCTGGATATCCACCAAATAAAATAAGTCCACTTACACGATTTGGATATAATATACATAAATTTTGAGCAATTACTCCACCGGCAGAGTAACCACAAATAACAACCTCTTCAAGATTCAGCTTATTTAATAGTTCGATAAGCTCTTCACTATAATGACGAATCGAAACTTCACTTGATTTTATCCGTGAGCTATCTCCATGCCCTGATAAGTCAGGAACAATGATTCTCATTTTTTCACTAAGTTTCCTTTGGTAATAAAACACGTGCCGCCCCATCCCAGGTGGATGTATAAAAAGGACCGGTATTCCTTGTCCAAAATCATCATACGCAATTATTTTATTCTCATTTAATTGAACAGTTGGCACTGTATTTCCCTCCTATCATAGCCGTCTTGTCGTATTATTCCACATTCTTAATTTGTTACCCATCAGGATTGGAAAAAATTTCTTTCAATAAAAAAGAATAAATATTGTTTATCGTGCAATATTAAATATCAACAACGATACAGCAAGGCAACAAAGCAGTACATCTTCTTCATTTATCAGGGGTTAACCTAGATGGTTAATGGATTGGTGCAATTCCAACCTAACCCACCAAACAATACATTTATTAAAGGAGATGGATTATCATGGCAAGCAACAGTAACAACAATTCTAACCAATTAGTAGTACCTGGTGCTTCTCAAGCGATCGACCAAATGAAATACGAAATCGCAAACGAATTCGGTGTAGATCTTGGTGGCGAAACAACATCTCGTGCAAATGGATCTGTTGGTGGAGAAATCACAAAACGCTTAGTATCATTTGCTGAACAACACCTAGGCGGCGAAACACGTAAACAATTTTAATTGAATATAAATGGCAATAGGGCACCATTTCGATGGTGCCCTTTCTATTCCTGAAAAATTGTCATGAAAAAGGTACATATGGTTAATCTAAAGAAGAAACAAAAACTAAAAGGGAGTTGATATGATGGTTAATGAAAACTTTGATGAATTTATCAAAACTGAAGCAAAACATAAGGCAAAATATTTAGGATCTACACAACCATCACATGGTATTTATAAAAACGATGAAGAAATTAATTCTAGAACAAATACAGATGAATCTGTTGGAGCAGTTGGTAGAGACGTTTTTGATAAAGAAAATAAATAAAACAAATACGCTCTAAATAAAGTACCGTATTGTGTGGTAAAAATGATAGTTAATGCTAAGTTGTGGGTGATAAGGTCTGATGAGCAATAATAAGTAGACTTTCTTGAGTAACCTGATCGTTTAAATAAGCGGAGTTTTTCCGGTTATATTGAGGAATGGAACTCTTTTTTTTGATATTAGCGGAATTTTTCCGCTTAAGCAACGTAAAATGGTCCATTTTCACCTTTTTCGCATAAATAGGCGGAATCTTTCCGTCTATTTATTCTATTTTACGTGCTTTTTCCTCATTAAGAGAAATTTCTCCGTTTATTTTTATTTACTGGTCATTCTTGAGGGTTTGGAAATCGCTTAACCTAGTGCTTATCTTGGTTAAAAAAATGCTTGGAGCATATATGTCTCCAAGCATTTTTCATTGCTAAATTTCTTTCGAAAGCAATATTCATTCGTACTTCAAAACAGAATCAATTATAAAGTGACCCCGTTTTTTCCAACTTATCTTCCTTTAATAAACATTTGCACCCATGCTCCGTGATAGAAGCCAACACCTATCGCATCAAATTCAGGTTTTAAAATATTTGCACGATGTCCTGAAGAATTCATCCATGCATTCATTACTTCCTGAGGTGTTTTTTGACCTTTTGCTATGTTTTCTCCAGCATATGAATAACTAATGCCAAATGTTTTTAACATATCAAAAGGTGATCCATAGTTAGGACTTGTGTGAGAGAAATAATTAGAATTAATCATATCTTCTGCTTTCTTTTGAGCTACATTTTTCACATCAGCTCGATGTGTTAATGGCTTTAAACCAGCTTTAGCTCGCTCCTGATTTACCAGTTGGACAACTTGATCTTGGAAGTTACTTACGCTTCCTGCAGACGGTTTTAAGCGAATAACTTCACCAACATGCATATTTCTTGGCTCAACATTTGGATTTAGTTCCATTAGCTTTTTATAATCTAAGCCATATCTTTGAGCTATGTACCAAAAAGTATCGCCAGGAGAAACTTTGTAAAATTCAAATGGTGGTTCCTTAAATGTTTTAATTTGTCCATGTGACACCGCCGGCATCGCTAATAAAAAAACAAAAGTTGCAAGTACTAGTTTTTTTAGCATTATGTCTTCCTCCAGTTTAATCAATTTAATTATTCAGTTTTCCACCACTATAGTTTGGCTAAGATCTTGAAAATCATTCATTAAACTTTCACAAAATTATGAGGATTAATAGAGTTATTCAAAAACGTTTTATAACAAAAA
This genomic stretch from Metabacillus sp. B2-18 harbors:
- a CDS encoding bifunctional metallophosphatase/5'-nucleotidase, whose product is MTKHKMIILYCVISLLLVSTTVYSATTLTSSDDTIEIHLLGLNDFHGQLNTHHNILGQKVGGAEYVSAYINKFRKQYENTFLVHSGDMVGGSPPLSALFHDEPTIEFLNYLNVDIGTLGNHEFDEGVQEMLRLVEGNNDRSFPGSTATYISANVIDNKSNSPLLPPYTIKEINGVKLGFIGAVTTETNNFVIPENRQEITISDEVASINLATENLIDQGVHSIIVLAHISAKSNLKGGNPQLDMIKMAPLLHDEVDVIFAGHSHGYANTVVDNKLIVQGYAYGKAISDVKIKVNPQNGQIVNKEADIHLTFHSLINPDQTVVNMLTHYEKKLSRQTKEIISSIPRDLSRKKNSKGQSALGSMIVSAMLEKTNSDIAFLHHGGIRFSLNKGNITLEDIYRSLPFNHKLVKMQVTGQQMINILNQQWTYEKENLLQSNGISYQKTHINNKIIELKDSLGEDIEPDKIYTVVTSDYLAYGGDGFSAFKAGEVIFTGETIRDVFIDYLTKR
- a CDS encoding aldose epimerase family protein, encoding MNITKNTFGELNSENVYSYSLENDHGMKVTCITLGCIITDIIVPDKNGNYENVVLGFDDIDSYLNDSPYFGTIVGRVAGRIGNAEFELDGKQYSLPKNENINHLHGGPEAFDRKLWAAKEFHHDGEVGIEFSYCSPDGENGYPGNLTVHVTYVLTNNNQLKISYSATSDKKTLVNLTNHTYFNLSGNLKNDILSHKLQLKSNQFLELGENLLPTGEFLEVDNTPFDFRNSKAIKEAIAGNHQQIQIAGNGVDHPFLLNDHHNEEITLVEEQSGRKLTVETDEQSVVIYTSNMMDDSFEIRGTQARKYLGICLETQGLPDSIHFPHFSPCVLDVNEEYKTSTTYSFSVL
- a CDS encoding alpha/beta fold hydrolase, which codes for MPTVQLNENKIIAYDDFGQGIPVLFIHPPGMGRHVFYYQRKLSEKMRIIVPDLSGHGDSSRIKSSEVSIRHYSEELIELLNKLNLEEVVICGYSAGGVIAQNLCILYPNRVSGLILFGGYPAVINTAFQWEHKAGMYMVKHHQKFLGQLLAVSHTKNKKLRELLIQHMEKCQPSAWYKYYQVVLRSNLINDIHKINVPILLMYGTRSDLINKYLSYFKKRTNNLRVVFFKRTNHQVPTKRWKSANREISSFIATLNQQK
- a CDS encoding alpha/beta-type small acid-soluble spore protein; this translates as MASNSNNNSNQLVVPGASQAIDQMKYEIANEFGVDLGGETTSRANGSVGGEITKRLVSFAEQHLGGETRKQF
- a CDS encoding CAP domain-containing protein, whose translation is MLKKLVLATFVFLLAMPAVSHGQIKTFKEPPFEFYKVSPGDTFWYIAQRYGLDYKKLMELNPNVEPRNMHVGEVIRLKPSAGSVSNFQDQVVQLVNQERAKAGLKPLTHRADVKNVAQKKAEDMINSNYFSHTSPNYGSPFDMLKTFGISYSYAGENIAKGQKTPQEVMNAWMNSSGHRANILKPEFDAIGVGFYHGAWVQMFIKGR